The following is a genomic window from Xenopus laevis strain J_2021 chromosome 2L, Xenopus_laevis_v10.1, whole genome shotgun sequence.
CACATCAGAAAGAGTGTGTGGAGAAAAAATCACTGTATGTTTTATGCAAGATTGTACTTTAGCTTCTTTATAACACcaataatacaatgttttttttctttccttctcttaaCCAGGAGACTCCAGAAACTCCTGATATCAACATCGATCAGGTAAGAAGAAATGCTATGgttgtaatatataaaaaatattttgaggaaATATTTTGTTACAGTATTGAGctgggaaatcttttttaaaaatcgttttttttttgtcttaaacaggaggaacaacaagtggagcaggaacaagatctgagagctgatagcagcccctgccactcccaggtaagaaggacataaccaatgagtaacaaagatttattttgtaataatgtccgcgggttgaacttataaaataacattttcaaaaacttttttttttcaggaagaacaacaagtggagcaggaacaagatctgatagctgatagcagcccctgccactcccagGTAAGAAGGACATAACCAATTAGTAACAAAGATTTATTATGTAATAATGTCCGCGGGTTGAACTTGtacattaacattttcaaaacctttttttttcaggaagaACAAGTGGAAgaacaacaagtggagcaggaacaagatctgatagctgatagcagcccctgccactcccaggtaagaaggacataaccaatgagtaacaaaaatttattttgtaataatgtccgtgggttgaacttataaaataacattttcaaaatcttttttttcaggaACAACAACAAGTGGAAGAACAGGAGCAAGATCTTatagctgatagcagccccttccactcccaggtaagaaggacataaccaatgagtaacaaagattttattttgtgaTAATGTCCGCAGGTTGAAttgataaaataacattttcaaaatcttttttttcccttttcttaaacaggaacaacaacaagtggagcaggagcAAGATCTGatagctgatagcagcccctgccactcccaggtaagaaggacataaccaatgagtaacaaagatttattttgtaataatgtccGCGGGTTGAActtgtaaattaacattttcaaaacctttttttttttttttcaggaacaaCAACAAGTGGGGCAGGAACAAGATCTAagagctgatagcagcccctgccactcccagGTAAGACAGACATAACCAATGggtaacaaagatttattttgtaataatgtccgcgggttgaacttataaaataacatttttaaaatctttttttccctttgcttaaacaggaagaacaacaagtggaagaacaacaagtggagcaggagcAAGTTCTGATAGCTGATATCAGCCCCTGCCACTCCCTGGTAAGAAGGACATAACCAATGagtaacaaagatttattttgtaataatgtccGCGGATTGaacttataaaataacattttctctgtTAATTAGGAAACCGTCGAAAGACTTGAAGAGCCCCAATGTGACACCTATGAGGTAACCAACAATGAATTGTTCAGTGGCCCCAATGCATTTAAAAGAACATAGTTACATGCTTCATAAATAATCTCTATCCCAATAACAATATTTACAGAAATTTATTACCAGCATAGGTGCTAAGTTGCCTATTCCAACCAATTACCATCtgttataaaaaatagaaatgaaaatttACAGGTTGTGTTGACTTTTACTGGCAATGCCCTAATAACATTGTTCCTTATAGGCCTCTTACTATTATTATAATCATTACCAAAGTCTTTTTTGATAAGCAAGGGTTACTAGGTTGGATATTTAGTCTGGCTCTTTCTAGTGGGGCACCCTCCACAATTTttagccttttctttttttaaacatgagctCTGTTAGCTTGATGCTTTCCCATTACAACATCATCATATTCCCAGAGGAGAGTGCTGAACTAACAGCCTGTTTTACCGTTGCTCTTAACCAGGGTGATCTGTTGGCTCTTTCAATGTCATCTGCCAAGTAACTACCgaataattagaaaataaaacaccaatccctaaatattacatctacattttttgcgcttcttttttaaaatgctgttgAGTTGATTTGATAACTTGACTTTTATCTCTTAACCAGGAACCATCAGAAACCCCTGACGATACCAACTGCCaggaaaaacaaaagcaagagCTGGATCTGGGCATGAACAACTGCCAGGTAAGAATAGGAGAGGAAGAGTAGGGGCAAATAAAAATCAACCTATATTTTATGCAAGATTGCATTTTAGCTTCTTTAAATGAGACCTGATACATTTCCCAACACCTTTTTCATCTAATTTCTTAACTAGTCTCCAAAACCACCTGACACTAACATTTGTCAGGTAGACAAAAAATCATCTAGTCTCAATAGAACAAAAATGGACTTTCCATTTAAGCACTCCAGGGTTCAgttcatataataaaaatgttcccaCTAATTATAATTTTAGCACTTCCCAAAAACAATTGATCTGAGAAAACCTTTTTTGTCTTCCCCAGGAGAATCAGCTTGAAGTAAAGTTCCCGGTAAGCAGcttttaaactgtattttggaACACTAAACAACGCAAAAGCACAGCAAATGGTTTGACTTAAATATTCCATCCCTCAGCCTTCTCCCCTAATACACCAGTCCCCAGCTCCCCTACACCTCCTGTTCTTCTCACATATTGGAAAGGTTGCACTATTTTAATTCAGTtttgtatttatcatgtttttaatACAATGTTATGTTTTAGACGCCCAGGACATATCTGCAAATCCTGGAGCCAACAGGACAGGACAGCTACGGGATGAATTATACCGTAAGATATTTTATGGCTTAACTTGTGTCATGGTTTTGGGTAATTCTGTTGATTCTGCCGATTGGTTGTTCCCTCTAGAGTTTTTGTCCCTTCTGTGTTTTCCTTGTGCTTCTCAATCTGCCAATAAACCTTCCCATATCCACCCAGTATGTGTGTTTGCTTTCCCTAATGTTCCGACACAGTAATGATCAGAGATTCATCGGCTACTTTTGTTGCAGGGTTGGCACCGTAAAGAACAACTGGATGTGTCCGTGACCATCGTAAAGGACATAGAGGTAATGAgtcttgataataataattattagatacaaataaaaatttttttatacctGATTTTTAGTAGAAGGAGAACTTGTATGGAAAAATGTATGGGATTTAAGAAATAAGAACAGAGAGAGGCAAACATATTGTGCAAGTCTCATGTAGGGATATtacaaaactaacatttttcagaaCTACAAGTTAGGCTGGGGTATTTGTAATTGTATCCATTGTACTGACTTTGCTTCTTTTGTTTGAAACTAGAAGAGAAAAGACATCCTTCAAGAAGTGGAAGTCCTTGAACTTATCAGAGGCCACGAAAATGTCATTGGCTACTATGGGGCTTATTACCAACGTGCCTCTGTAAAGAAGCCCCACTATGAAGGACTGTGGGTAAGGAAGTGTTTATTCAGGTTACAATTTATGCACCAACATGCCAGTCAACAGCTCTAATACAAGCAAacattttggatgcaaatattATTCATTTTGGTAAGAAAGAGTCACGGTGCATGTGGATCACTTTGTTCTCAGTTGCACCTGATATTGTAGTTACACCCAGAATGCTTGTGTAGGTCTATTTCTGACTCACATCCACACAGCCTTTCCCCAGACTTCCTAATAAAATTATAGACCACACAAATTTATGTGTCAAACTTTCTTTTCTAGATTTCTATGGAGCGTTGGAATGGTGTAGCGGTGGAAGATCTAATCTACACCAGTGAGCAGTACTCCTTGCATGAAAGCTGGATAGCGTACATCTGCAAGGAGGTATTAAAGGTATGTCTCATGTGATCCTCCTTGGCACTTTTCTGGCTAAATCTAGTTCAATTAAGagcagaaaaaatattaatatatttgctttattcatTTCCCAGGGCCTGTGTCATCTAGAAAACAAAAAGGTCATCCATCACGACCTGCGGCCCCAGAACATTATCCTGACAACATCGGCAGATGTAAAGATCAGTAAGTGATGCTTAGAATCTGAAAAAACGGATTTATCCATGTTTTTTATtggatacatttataaatgaatattacaATTCCTGCTTTTGTCATACAATTTCAGGTGATTTCAGCTCTGCCACCATCGGGGAAATGAGTCACAGCACGTCTGGGCGGATTCCATACCTGGCGCCAGAAGTACTGGCCAATTTTGGCAAGAAGACCATATGGTATAACTCTAAGGTATTGTGATATCTTCTCTCtcactttatatataatgtatggagCTTACACGGGGTGCACTGCATGGACTTTTTCACTCACTTCACATGCCCCTCTCATAACAGTGAATCCAAAGCTGTAAAGTGGTTTCTGTGACATGAGAGGGAGAAGCGAAGAGAGAAATTCTCAAATCTGAGTGCAGTGCACAGGAGTATTAGAAACCAACTCCACTTGACTCTTTATGGGGTTTTCCAGCTCAGCCTGGGGTCATTCTTTAGTGATAACAGTCACATCACTTTACTCcttcaaatgttttatattaatacAAAGGTCAGGTTTTGTATTGTACAGTGAAACCTTCATTTCACACCCtttgattttatttgatttttgtgtgTGGCCCCActtttatatgatgtataatgaaTTCTCCTGATTTTCCACTTTCCTGGAccttacaccatttttttctaatcccctgtaatacataaaatgggagttctactgtattttgttaCTGTGCATTCCAAATAGATAGAAAAAGTATTTTGAATGATCCACAACTAGAATATTTTATATGCCCTGTGTGTTTTCTTAtctaatttttgcctttttcttatgttttaataCCTAGGCTGACATATGGTCCTTGGGAATATCAGCACTTCAAATGGCGGAAGGCTATTACCGTAAGTAAACCCCAATGGGACTGTACGTTAGTACATAAAGAACTGTTTGTAGAAAAGTTAGAgggcatttactgtatgtgtcatgCTGTAACActgaatattattaaatattaaaaactaaGGGCAGAattacaaaaattttaattttccagtTTGTGAATCCGTTATTTTTTCAGTGTGCTGGCTATcgagaaagaaaaacaaactttagtaaatttgagtttttacaaaaTTAGAAAAGGTTTGAAAGTGAGAAAAATTGCCCTCCAACTGTTGTGATTGTCAGTCATTATGTTCTTATGTTGTATTCTCTTACATCCTAGCATTCAGCAGATTTCCCCAGCAAAAACTCATGAAACGCATCATGCACGGACCTGCGCCAGTATTATTGTGGGACAAATGGTGAGTCATTTCAACTGAAACAGGAAAAGAGGGAGAGGTAGAGAGGGTGGGGAAATAAAGGGGAGATGGGTGGGAAATGAAAAGGTAATGAGGGGAGGGGTGGGAATATTAAATGTGGGGAAACAAGCAAGGGATTAGCTTTGGTGAGGGGTATATTAAGGTATTCAGGGCACATGgttgtttatttaacataaacaattttaattttggcttctgtttcttttttccaggAGCGACAACTTCCATTCATTCGTCAGCCATTGCCTCCAGAAGGATCCAGCTTGGAGGCCGTCTGCTGGAAAGCTCTTATCACACCCCTTCATTTGTAAGATCTTTAATGAAAGGGGTGTGAAGAGCAATATCAAATGGCACCTGCAGTGAGAAGTAAGGGAACTGCTCATTCTCATTACAATTGACTCGATGTACAGACCATATCCACCTACTGCTCCTATTCTTACTATAGTCTCCGGCTTTACTACATATATTATAATTGTGTAACTAATGCCGCCCATTATATAAGGCTGAGATTGTATTAGGGCAGAGGTCATTGAACTAGGCCACATCTATAgagaaatgttattattagttgtagtagttgacctttaaatcaGCAGCAGTGGGAATGggatataaataatagtaaatacacATAGAAAGAGAATTGCAGAATTCTTATACAGACAACCCTTCTCCATGGCTAACACTGAGTATTCTCTCCTTAGGACTGAAGCACTGAAGTTCCAGAACATCATAGCAGCCAtcgggggagggacgggggcacAACTGCAGGGCCCTTATGTCATCTTTGGGCCCCGCAGACTTGGGGCATGTTTAACATTGGCGATAAATATCGGGAGAGATTTCgggagatgttgcccatgacaACCAATGTTAAACATGCCCCTTGGTCCCGATGGCGGCTAATTGACAACAGCGGCTGATTGACATCAATATGATCTTGTacattataaaaaacaataaacatcttAAAATATCATTGACCTGTATtgtatgtttttaatagggaGACATCCCTAATAACCTCCAATCCCACTGTTGGCTCATATccatgttcctttaaatgacttgTTAGGGAATTGGGCATAGCCCACATCTACCTCAACAAAATCCCATAAACAGTCTTTCTGTGCTGGTTTTATTCATCCTGTTCCTGCTGGTAATTCCCATGTTCTCTTCATTTTATCTTGGTAGTCTTCCATTAATATCTATTCTTGCAGCAAGCAAATAGTGGCTAATACCATTATTAATGCTACAAGCACTGGTGCAGTGTGCCAGGCTAAATGTCTGCAATGTTAGAATCCTCCTAGAGCTCTATAAgagatgtttagtgatgggcgaacttctcccgtttcacttcaccaaaaaaaatcacgaattcaCGTTTCTGTGGCCTTAGATGAAACTTTGATATAGTTGTGGCAAGTGCCACTCTCTCCAGCCGGCCTCTTTTGTTGAATTGGGAGCAAATATGGCAATTGATGCTGTACAGCCGTAACTTCAGGGTTCCCATATTTGGTTGCAGTAGGTGCAGCAGACCTGCGACAAAAGAATCACGGGTGAATGTCAGTTTAATATGAAGCAGCAGAAGCACTCAGAGCATGGCTGAGATGAttctggaattgtggggaaaactcggaattgtggataaaaacatgttgatttgagtctcaaaatttaattttgctCATTGTGTTCATAAATGGCTCTTTATGATACAGCGCCAGGCTGTTATTGTAGATAACCAGGTGTACTCCTGCCTCTAGAGCTGGAGGCaccattatcatttttaaaaacccagaaagttttatttcaatcttataacaatacaaaaactacaaTTGCAATCACACAACCACCCATATTTAAAGCAACTATACAAACACTTTACTTTTGTCTCTGATCATCGGTTTGCTTCTTATTTTACCTTTTGCCTATAGTGTTGCTTATGCTTCTTCCAAAAATAgcactttttttaaagggatgttTCACCTTTTAgcgagttatttactaaaatccaaatttatttctattaaaaaaaccaCAAGCAAACTAACATtgcctgattttaccttatttattaattcaataactcaaattaatcggattGAGAAAAATCGAGTGAAAAGCCAACTCAtccattttttctgactttttttccaaataattgaattttttcaggttttttttcccagaaccccacatttttcagattatcaggctaaacccagcacaacaACAATATCTTGAAGTTGATGATAGGTGCCTCTCCAAtagacttatacaggacctcgacaggtctgagaagttggattttctgattcaggctttttgtagcattggggtaaaataaatcaaaaataaatgtgagtttttgccctaaaaagccaAACCAGATAAATAcaaggtttattaaataacccccttaggggcaaattcactaacctctgaaaattagccagcgacggcttcgctcacagcgtaacacttagccaggcgtagattcgccaggacaacactaattcactaaaatctgaagttgcttccagggcgccgaacgctggtgaagttgcgttagcgttgcctaatttgcatacggtgggaagttaacgttgaatggacgtatacgttacagcaaatacattaaactacataAGGCCGGGGAatcttattaaaatataaaataaagttgttatattgccctacacatgagcccagtgtatagtttatgtgccctATGTTAGgacatgtaggggggaagccagttaccccaaaataAGTTCTTTTGcatcctatcaccctgaaaaaatggaaatgaccacagtgttttttgggacttagaaaatttttcagctattttttgaggaagtcctatctactctattgcactttgcctggtctgaggtggtgaaggcaagtctggcgcaagaggtaacgttcagtaaaatccgcatcttagtggatttgcgtagttacgtccaatcGCCAGAgcacaaaaaaaccttttgaggtcctgtataagtcaacggggaaGGTACCGATATCTGATGAGTTGTTGGTTTCTGTGCAGGAAATAGCAGTTTTTACACGAAAAAAATTTGGAGTTTGCTAGAAAatctccgaagtttgcccgaccctgttttttctggcttttttcttcataaataaggtccattcaggcaatcaaaaacaatattcagatatattttacagtgtaattaaagttcattttgcttgacatgtgataaaataggatttggattatgttttttgggtgacgggtcccctttaaaggaaagtccAACACAAGGAGCTGGAAGAAATTTCTAGACATTATTGTTCCCAATCATTCCAACAGCTAAGGGGCCAGAAACACAATAAAGTGAAGAATAGTTGCTTCTAAACAGTGCAAACAGTGAAATGTTATTCTTTGGAACAATTGTCAGTTATACCCCTttataatgaactcctccttgTCTGTAAATCTGAGCCATAAGGCAAGAATAAGGACATTTATCTTTAGACTGTTATGGATTACTATAATATAGAAATACTTCTGTATTTTGGGCTATAgtataaaataaaagatgtttctacTTTAATAAGGACAATAAGACTTAAGCACTGTTCTATAGAAAACAAGAGAATTTTATAGAGCTGTTAGCATAGCAACCTGTCGAGAACTCATTGCTGCAGCTTAAGAGGTATTGAAAGAAACTCAAATCCTTATGTGACTCAATTAACCATAATCTAATGTTGCTCAGTTCTCTCCTGTAACAAGCCCACTCACCTTCAGATCCGTCTCTAATTTGAGAAGACCTAAAATAATTTGAGCATTAGGTAATTTTCCCCTTTCAAAATGGCATTAAACAATTCTAGAGGGTtttttatcaagctccgaatattggaacctcaaataataaaaaaattatgaatttttcgagattttttaaagtccaatgGTTTAAAAACTGTGAatccaaaaccccggcatctaaaatctctcgaggtcctgtattagtcaatggggaaggtctagtgtctgtgctgatgtccgtaccgatatccgatgagtttgtggtttctgcgcaaataATCGtagtttttgtgcaaaactccgaacaattcagagttttcagggaaagctccgaagtttgtccgaccctattttttggggatttttcttcataaataaggcccATTCAGGCAAACGGAGTTGCTCCGATTTCTAACGTTGAAATacttagataatttttttttaattttaattgatttaataaattacagttttttaatttatttaaaggggtggttcaactttaacttttagttaatTATGGAATgggtaaatctaagcaacttttcaataggctttcttttttttctttttttaatagattttttagttatttgccttttgcttttgactgttttctagctttcaaatgggggtcattgaccccatctaaaaaagaaatgctctgtaaggctacaaattatttattattgcccttcttttattactagtctttctattcagaccctcttttattcatattacaattttatattcaaaccaatgtatggttgctagggtaatttggaccctagcaaccagattgctgatattacaaattggagagctgctgaataaaaaactaaataactcaaaaaccacaaaaaataaaaaatgaaaaccaaatgcaaattgtctcagaatatcactgtctacatcatactaaaagtaatttgtaggtgaacaacctctttaataaagTTAAGATAAAACATTCATTGCAGCATTACTGCTGTAgatttaaatctataaatatatggaACGTCTAATGGGGTACAGGAGAGACAATGGTCTCTTAGACCTATTAGTTAAGAAGAAATAGCTTTCCCTTGCCAAGAAAGAAGAAACCTCGCATACTAGAGAAGCAACCTAAGGCCACCATCCAATATCTATTCTTCCCTAGAACATAGTGTCATATTGATAATGATGATGTCATCTTGTCAGTCTCCAGCTGGCATATACTGGGCATTCTACTAAATGGCCTGTACAGACTAATTTAACCATCCTTGTTCTCTTACATCTCAGCTTCAGCATGTGCTGTTGAGTTCCAGTTCGCCACTGAATACCGtaaatactcgagtataagccgtcccgagtataagccgaggcacctaattttatctccaaaaactgggaaagcttattgactcgagtataagccgagggtgaaaaatgcagcagcttctggtaagtttcaatcaaaaaattgagggtttctgctcccattggaggtgccggcatctagtttttggatgccagcgaccattcttggatgctggcgaatattcttggagactattcatGGACTATTCATGACTATTCtcagatgccggcgactattcttagacgccagcAACTATTTTTGCGATTGAccccagtataagccgaggtagagtttttcagcatattttgggggtgaaaagctcggcttatactcgagtatatacggtaagcataATTGGTGAAACGTGTCAGGCATGATGGCATCACCTAGCACTTGGGAAGGAACTCATGGAAGAGAGGAGCACAGACATTTACCTGTGAGTACCCATTTAAATATGCTTAATGGATTTAGGTTGTGGTCTACTTGatctaagatttttttaaaccatgcagTCTCCTGGGAATTATTTAGTGTTCTCACACATATATGGTTTATCAATGAAGCACTAAATAAATGtatgaaatccattatctggaaacccattatctagaaagctctgaattatgggaaggccttctccgatagactctattttaatcaaataatccaaatttgttaaaaaacgATGCAAACATTTTGGGGATCCAAATAGGCCCCATCAATTAACAACAAAAACACAACAGAACATCTTCACTTTTCCCTTAATTTTCTTTCAATTTGATTTTGACCTTGACTGAGCTTGGTATATAAACCAactttcaatggaaaaaaattatgttttaacatAAAAAGGTTTCATCTCCAGTGTTGTTACCACAAAATTCAATATTGTTTagttttaatgaatgaatgaataattctttaatttgctaaataaataaataaaaagtgcattGTATTTAGAGTCCATTATTACAATAGGCATTGGAAaactatacagctttttatactagggatgcaccaatttcactattttggatttggcaataacccccgaatcctaatttccatatgcaaattaggggtaggaaggggaaaacattttttacttccttttgtgactaaaagtcacacgatttcccgcctgcccctaatttgcaaatttggattcgatttgacccaggcagaaggattcggctgaatcctgctaaaaaaggcttaatcctggccgaatcctggatttggtgcatctttgAAACACTttgaagcagatttattaagggttgaatagtaaattt
Proteins encoded in this region:
- the LOC121399665 gene encoding serine/threonine-protein kinase mig-15-like yields the protein MNNCQENQLEVKFPTPRTYLQILEPTGQDSYGMNYTGWHRKEQLDVSVTIVKDIEKRKDILQEVEVLELIRGHENVIGYYGAYYQRASVKKPHYEGLWISMERWNGVAVEDLIYTSEQYSLHESWIAYICKEVLKVCLM
- the LOC121399666 gene encoding serine/threonine-protein kinase dst3-like, giving the protein MSHSTSGRIPYLAPEVLANFGKKTIWYNSKADIWSLGISALQMAEGYYPFSRFPQQKLMKRIMHGPAPVLLWDKWSDNFHSFVSHCLQKDPAWRPSAGKLLSHPFICKIFNERGVKSNIKWHLQ